A region of the Archocentrus centrarchus isolate MPI-CPG fArcCen1 unplaced genomic scaffold, fArcCen1 scaffold_24_ctg1, whole genome shotgun sequence genome:
atgcagactctaagtccataagacaacaccagatccagtgtgtgagacctttttcatgagtgggaccacacacgagttgtgttaagttaaaagagtcaataagcgaggcaaattctttaaccagtggaccactctcacaacacacatgaatattaaagtcgccaacaattaaaatacggtcatattttagtatgagacccgtcagcaagtcagcaaagtcaccgatgaagtccttcgtgcacttcggtggtcggtaaatcaccgcgcagagcaccgagggggaagagtttatctccaacagctgcagttcaaagctggcgtacaggtctgccgagacctgacgacagcgaaaactgcatttaaatattgaagcaagtcctccaccttttccagagatccgcggggagctgaagaaagaacagccgggaggtaaaagttcggaaaaaggtgcagactcaccagcatgaagccacgtctcagtcacaaacataaaatccaactgctgtgcgatgaaaaagtcattgagaaggaaagttttgttggctaacgatctagcatttagtagggccattcggatgaccagatccttgttagctgaggctggggcccgcttcaacaggcgaaggttagcatggtttacgccgcctccacgatcccgcatcctgcgccaggacgagggacgccgagtctccaggatgacaggtgggacaatcggcctgatccagcgacgcccgaaatccacaggcagcccaacagccttgaggcggcaaagaccaccatccagggggtaatgaacagacaaacctaggagtctcaggtaagttttgacccgcaccgcgatacctccccgctttccgcgtctcctctggcgtttgttggggaccggagcactgggcagccggcgcaaattctcaggtacatccgataggtgtggaggaaaaatcgttgagtttttctttacagtatatgctggtaccaaaacaaactggaggtttagaagtgtctgccgatTGTAagtgatcaaagcggagacatctgggcagatgactaccaggaacagagcgacagcaaacaatacacagaacagctgacggcagcccgtacacagtggcgccatctgaatgtgctctgctgtgtgtgctgctgtgaagacaacaacaactacagaggaggatctttgtgtttgcagcgTGCAGCTTGAATGTGCTGTGTAAGGGGGAAGAACAACCAAAGTGACGGACAGCAAACAATCCTCAAGTGTAACATTAAACATGGATTTAAAGATCATGTTTCCATGTGGTTCCTCTGCCGTGTCAGCAGGGCTGTACTGTGCAGCCTCTGATTGATCTGTAAGGATCACTTCTGTAATATGAGCACAAACAGATGCTCTGATATCATTACAATATACACAGCAAGGATGATGACACTAAATTTACTGAACAGCTggaagaacataaaaatatctCCATCATTTCATAGAGCCAGCAGAGTCATTAGAATCACAGTGAGCTAAAGGATGCTCTGAAACAAACTGCACTGGATGTTGCagctgaggagaaaagaaaactgctTTGATCAAACTGGAGATTTGAACTCAGAGCTTCACCTGTGAGGACTTTCATATATGACCTTTGACATGCACAGCAGGAACAGCCATTTCTACCTGCAGAGCTTCATGTGTGGAAACCTtcacaatatttaataaaaacatgagCAGCTAAACAGGAAAAAGCTGATTGCGAACCAAAAGTCCAACatccagtgaagaagaaaagctcAGAACAgttgaaggaagaaaaaagcagagaaacagctgtgaaggaaaatgacatgaaatattGATGACATCATTCAGCTGGATCAGCTCCAACCCTGTCATcctttatatttttgtgatttcttacatatatttattgctgtgtgtgttaaatttattttattgtgttatcccgttttcatgtccatcactttggtcaaacttgttttaaatgtgctttatgaataaaatttaattggaagtgacatcatggctcaaatgattcattattaaaccgtttaaaattttaaaaaatttttatttaaccttggATTTGTGGGATATGACAACAAAAACtcaacaataaaacagcaacaacattaagataaaacagattcagtacaaactaacatgtaagataagaactgatttttactctgactgctggagaaaagctaatcactaacacgaactctaacagataaaacactttaaatccaggaagaaggtttcctcaaacatttcaatcttatggatcttttgtcttagatgtgttaaattcagggttgtcaaacataaggcctgagGCCCACCAAAACATTCAATTAGTCCAAtccagcccactggatggcaaacttataatactgctgcaatctcacctgaacacaacacacatttctgcaactttataatacaaatactaaaactaaacacaaataactgcatgctactaatttctagaaaaaatgtaactatggtaacattttctttcacagctccctcatcagatctttacaggagattccatcagaattctgtggagccggatctcaaggtttttaagtttgaccagaagaggatctttgtgtgtctgcagattcattgtgatccaatgatgggaatgatttcaggcctgcatgatcacgctgatgtttgtacagagcagataatgaagagaatgtttttgcacattggtaacagtgaaacagtttctttgcagcgtggcATCGTTTGTGTCGggagtatgaagtgagattcatgaagctcttgtcacactggtcacagctgtagttcccttcagtgtgttcagtgtgtgtactttcatgaaGGTTACGATTACCTGAatgtgagaagcttttgtcacagtgtctgcacttgtatggtttctctcctgtgtggactcgtttatgccTTTTAAGCTgacctgcagtgatgaaggatgacccacactggtcacagaggtgctttttaactccactgtggatgagttcatgTAGTTTTAATTCACCTGTTGTGgggaagcttctcccacattctttgcagtacttcagtttgtgtccagtgtgtctacgctgatgtgtttttaggttCTGCTGATgattgaaagttttcccacaaaggtcacagcgaaacgctttcccaccaccaccgcgatgacagggctgagaactggatccatctgtgtggctctgcttctaaacaaagacacaaagacagtgtaagtcagggaattccttcaacatttttatcctggacgtcgcctggaataaagagcatctctgccaacgtccaattacattttactgtttacattacaacactcagcttactgggatacaacaactacaatactaccaccataatactacaataatactcatttaatactacAATAACCTTAGTGTGGTAGTGCTACAATATTAATGTCTTACTATAATAATACTAAAGTAATACTGCAATAATATTGTAGTACTGCATTGCCACTACTGTAAATGTGCAATAACATCAATGTAATACTATAATGCTTACAAAGGACCAGAAGACCCCAGTAATACTACAATACTGCTAATGTAATACTATATACCACCATCATGTTATACAGAGTACATTCATagagcacaacaaactgtgggactcactataagtgagcagtgagtgattttggacacagctgtgtctgttcatttttcatacggctcatttcatacagactttctcctgcagccttcaaacaagtcacacttcgactctgtgagctggagaacggtggaacaaagagaggacatgagaggaagatgagactatttctaaggtaaagactgctcagcaagctttaaactactaatttaaagcttacaggtaacgttatcattcattttagagttttagtcagatattggatctgtacatgatgtttcatcttctagaaagttttctgaaagcaaatgaaaagataattccatgttattcaaagtttatagtggacagtaagtgcaggctaaactgggtagtttgcagtgttgtggttcagtttacagtgatgaactctgttggattgctgcagggcagactgtgggatccttggtcactgctaggttaggtcctggtagcagcagagacattatgagagagagacatggagctcaactctgaactgaaatttaTGACGAAATATCAGATAGAAAGATGGTGGAAGTATAACtaccaggagagaagctgttaaaatcttatttgtgtacaaagaaacttttatcagatctgactgaatattctgtgcatgaagtttttatgtcccgttgatctttgaaatgaaagttaatttagataatgcttcaaaataactgtaagtgctccagtgtgttttaatatggctgcaaagtaacaggactcacttctagaaggaggcatcagtttgaatttaagcttattgtgttctttagggacacttgccaaactccagcagccataatggcaaatctaacatggacctatatatggtaggaagaggttacaccacccaggaagctccgcccacacacagcaacaggaaaccaggtgagtcaaagacaaacaatgtaaatggttttaaaggcccacttccagctctgctgtggaaacattaatgtaaacgagccaaatatacgacaaaaagtggcatcacaaacaaacagcagcagcacctgttaaggaccgactccctgtgacaaatatttaaactgtttgtagtttggctctgtttactctgtgctaacaaagcttacaggtgtttttacctgcagagagaagaatttgggcttcaaagcaaagaattaaacagaaatgttttgataatttgttctctggttgtattttataatttattttttatgacaataaaattattattattctatatacacctgactgaagaaggagccactgtaaaccaacataaagacccatatatgcagaaataataataccatgatataccaggaaactggtgtatcataaataatacagtgatataaatgtttgtcaccacaaaaaataataatttagtttcttatgatcatagaagcaaaaatcataactgaacagttgttcccaacagtcaggctaaagttacaagatcaaaataaaaacacatacctcacagtaactgcacttgtagagtctctctctgctgtggatctgttggtgtgctctcaggtactgtggagctttaaaagtcttatcacacaggtcacatttatgaggtctctcctcagtgtgggtaaacatgtgggaTTGTAAATGTtggtctgttccaaacttttcgccacactgatcacagcagtacacatcatgtccagtgtgaatgcgtaggtgtgCATTTCTGCTTCTTAGgtgactgaaagtttttccacaatagtcacagctgtatgccttaattccagagtgggtgaCTTGATGCTTCTTTAAGCTGCTACTGTGATtaaaagctctgccacactgatcacagctgtacggcttctctccactgtggatgagttggtgtgtttttaagtttccagcccgggtaaaagactttccacacaagtcacagctgaacggcttctctccagtgtggatcactttatgtatttttaataaaccCTTATTagtaaaatccttcccacactgatcacaggtgtatttttttcctcccttccttctgtgaggtttgtcagcctcctgagagcgctgacttctcgctccatgttggtcctgcagtgacagagatacaaacagaggcagtgagtgaaatgcagtcgtggaacaaacttcaaactccattaatattagaGTTTTTTGGTCGCCTCCAAAGATCTACTAGGTCTATTacctccacctactggtgaaaaaaagaggaaacataaatttatgtaaaatgatttcaaagcattaattgggcaccctggttataaagaatcataacagtccagcttcaaaatgccaaaggatgggacaacactgcaaatggatgaaagccatcctggaaacttgttttatctgtgagctaacagacacatcctggtcaaagatgaatccaagattcctctcaggactactgcaggccacatgaatgccataaaaggacagcaaacacacactttcaagtactgtatgcatatattttctcataaataacaaagcaaatatgagctctctctcactgagtttctgatcacactgacagacaaactccacagtgttgaactgcagtttgtgatggtagttgttgttctgctctgcagcctctgtgagtttggtgtagcagcacatgaagcagctctccaccttctgcagcttctgcttagagtgaccctaaagcttgaagcagatcttcagagcagaacaaggactactgccaccagctgcagtccaacacagtggagttggagtgtgttgaaccacaggatgagagactctggggatcaccacaaccgcaacatcaacagctactggtacagcatttccaaaccagtaagaactggaatcaaactggttggaaaacaatgagatctaatgaggagagagtggaaaagtgctatgaaaatatgaaatgtgtaattataacagtaatgaaaatgacattatagatcaaatactgctcaatgaaaatgatgtattgtatgataaattgtgggtttgatctgaatcttgattattaatgtctttgtttcagtgtcctgttaaaatgtgacctttttattttgtcttgttgtaacttcagtgctaattgggaccataataaaacaaaccaacagcagctgatgaagtcacacagtttcaataatagtgtaacactgatatttttctcacctgttgtgttgaactcattgtttcctctgtagaggctgaaaatgttcctctgctgctccgtcagactctcctcctcctgatgatcagctgcaggagaacagatcgttattagaagctaccacactgcactgtttgggggaatgagccctttaaggctggatttgCATTTATACACTTTTGTGGGATACGGCCGGTTCTGGCCGGCTATGTTAGGGtgggcatctagaaacagtaggtgggaaacttgtttgaaacaaagacagaaggtctgaacagccGACTAGTAACCCACAGGTTTGTGGTTGGAGTCCCTGTTGGATCTGGacttgaaggaaatgagtttttataaAGTTTCAAATATACTCATGGTACATGTTTGCTCTTACcatctttacatttatttccctgacaaatctgtgtttgactggaaaataaacataactgattaatgaCACAGAAGCTCATAATGTTTGGGATCAGCCAAGAACAGTGTGTTTGTTCTGGGTATGTCTCTAACTAACAGATGCCAGGACTCTGTCAGGTGAAATGGTCAGCCACTGATGGagaccaaacaaacaataaacagaaactctgaggTCGTGTGAAGACGCAGCTGCTGGAATCCTTtgtcttgcacatttcttgttttgtatatgatgtaagCAAGATTGATAAGCTTTGACTATATGAAAAcctgagctgaagaagagaggGTCAGTACTTCATGTCATGTCCAGTACCACACTGGGCACGGTATACAATTCTGACCCTGATTAATCTGTAAATTGTATgaaaatggctaattaaattaaatttttgcccattcttctttgcaaaacagctcaagctcagtcagattagatggagagcgtttgcgAACAGcggttttcagatcttgccacaaattctcgatcgggtttaggtctggaccttgactgggccgttctaacacatgaatatgtttggtttgaaaccattccattgtagccctggctttatgtttagggtcgttgtcctgctggaaggtgaacctccgccccagtctcaagtacgcagtgttctttggacttcatgatgctgctTACTCCCCAAAATTCTCTTAACCagcctctgaggccgtcacggagaagctgtatttgtactgagattagattacacacaggtggactctttttagtcattagcagtcatcaggcaacttctgaatgcaattggttgcactcagagaaaagggggctgaatacttttgcacaccacacttttcagattCACAGTTCACAGCTAAGCTGAGGAGGctggaaaaggaggaagtgtttgagagtggagacagaggcAGTTTCAAAGTTCAGGTTTAGCAAAGCAGTGAGAGGCTAAACAGGTGAACTGAGAGAaactccaaaaccagttttcagtgaacgactctgcttctgtctggaaAGTTCTCAGTGACCCAACCACAAGCCTAAAGCccccccactgcaccagcagttCACACCtcaccaacagcctgaacagCTTCTCCTGTAGCTTCAACAATGGGACAGCCCTGTTACTCCCCCCCCACGCCagtcccaccacctccaccattcATACTACAACAGGGACCTGCTCACCACCTCACAAGTCTCTCCACCCCCCATGACGCCTCTCTCCATAGTTGAGAGAGATGTAAATACTCTTTCAGAGACAGAACCCCCACAAAGCAGCTGGACCAGACTCAGTGTCTCCATCATCTACCACACAGTGGATCCCAGTAGAAagcaaatatagaaataaaacaggagaacatctgAATTCACTCTGTGCTAAACATTCATTTGATAGAAGGAACAATTGTAATCATAGTCAGATCTACCTGAGCTTTAATGATGGGGCCTTTTAACTCACACATTCAACACTTTTTACCAGCTTTTAGCTTTCAAATGTTCAAGTGAACCCAACAATAcacaagaaaaatcaatcaatctgattgatcacaagtggacaaacttctggcttctgtagacaaaataaaatccaacatttaaTCCACAACATGATTAAAACATTCTTCTTGTCCCAAATCACCAAGAGCTGCACATGAAGCAccacaatatgtttttattctcagtgatttcagatatgaactctgtttactttcatcagtgtttgttaaCATCTTCCTCTGCATTAGTTTATAGCAGTGAGTCATTCAAATGAGACTTtttaggagttcacttcctctcatGTGTTCATCCACAGCAGTTTTCTACTAAG
Encoded here:
- the LOC115775606 gene encoding zinc finger protein 492-like, translated to CDQCGKDFTNKGLLKIHKVIHTGEKPFSCDLCGKSFTRAGNLKTHQLIHSGEKPYSCDQCGRAFNHSSSLKKHQVTHSGIKAYSCDYCGKTFSHLRSRNAHLRIHTGHDVYCCDQCGEKFGTDQHLQSHMFTHTEERPHKCDLCDKTFKAPQYLRAHQQIHSRERLYKCSYCEK